The following coding sequences lie in one [Chlorobium] sp. 445 genomic window:
- a CDS encoding 30S ribosomal protein S12: MPTIQQLVRKGRYTKLAKTKVPALEACPQKRGVCTRVYTTTPKKPNSALRKVAKVRLSNQQEVIAYIPGEGHNLQEHSIVLIRGGRVKDLPGVRYHIIRGSLDTAGVQDRKRGRSKYGAKKSGASGAKGAAATSAKKK; this comes from the coding sequence ATGCCAACGATTCAGCAATTAGTTCGAAAAGGGCGATATACGAAACTTGCAAAAACGAAAGTTCCAGCCCTGGAGGCTTGTCCGCAAAAGCGCGGCGTATGCACAAGAGTTTATACGACAACGCCGAAAAAGCCGAACTCTGCACTGCGAAAAGTTGCAAAAGTGCGCTTGTCCAATCAGCAAGAAGTGATTGCATACATACCCGGAGAAGGTCATAACTTGCAGGAGCACTCTATCGTGCTGATTCGTGGCGGTCGCGTGAAAGATTTACCAGGTGTGCGCTACCACATTATTCGTGGCTCTTTGGATACTGCTGGCGTTCAAGATCGCAAGCGCGGGCGCTCAAAATATGGTGCAAAAAAATCAGGAGCAAGTGGCGCAAAAGGTGCCGCTGCAACCTCGGCAAAGAAAAAGTAA
- a CDS encoding 30S ribosomal protein S7: MRKKHATKRLVQGDARYNDPMVGRLINCIMQGGKKNIARRIVYDAFDVITRKTQEEGIDVFKKALSNVAPVVEVRGKRIGGATYQIPMEVRADRRIALALRWIKENAKKRSGKTMSDKLAAELLDAANNQGGSVKKKEEVHKMAEANKAFSHFRF, encoded by the coding sequence ATGAGAAAAAAACACGCAACAAAACGATTGGTTCAGGGTGACGCCAGGTATAACGACCCAATGGTTGGGCGGCTGATTAACTGTATCATGCAAGGCGGAAAGAAGAATATAGCTCGTCGCATTGTCTATGATGCGTTTGATGTAATTACAAGAAAGACGCAAGAAGAGGGTATTGATGTTTTCAAGAAAGCCTTGTCTAATGTTGCGCCGGTGGTGGAAGTGCGTGGTAAGCGCATTGGTGGAGCCACATACCAAATTCCGATGGAAGTGCGCGCCGACCGCCGAATCGCACTTGCACTTCGATGGATTAAGGAAAATGCAAAGAAGCGTAGTGGAAAAACAATGTCCGATAAATTAGCTGCAGAATTGCTTGATGCAGCGAATAATCAAGGCGGTTCAGTAAAGAAAAAAGAAGAAGTTCATAAGATGGCGGAAGCAAACAAGGCGTTCTCACATTTCAGGTTCTAA